The genomic segment GGATTTACTTAATGGTTCATCAAGGGGGCATAGGGCTTACGCAATAATGGGTTACCATGAGGCTGCTGATAGGTGTATTAGGGATGGTGAATGGAGCCTAATCTATAGGCCTGATGGTAGGCACGAATTATATAACCTAGTAAAGGACCCAAGGGAGAGGGTTAACTTGGCTAGTGAAATGCCTGATAAGGTTAATGAAATGATGAGTAAACTAGCGTTATGGTTCATGAATAGGAGTAGGCCAGTGAGGCAGATACAGGCTAGGTATGAATTAGGGGGGACTGGTAAGGCTTGAGTTAAGGCATTAATGACCCAGTCCCTGGGTGTAGTATTTTTATAAAAGCCCCTTAAGGGTTGAGTAATGGGTAATGCAACTGATTCAATTCACGGGCATGATCACGTGGATGAGTATGGATCAGTAATACCGCCAATATACTTATCAACACCCTTCAGGCAAATCATTGAGGCTAACCCATCTGATAGGGGCTTTGACCTAAAGTACTCCAGGGAGGAGAACCCAACCGTCAGGTACCTTGAACATGTATTGGCTAAGCTTGAGAAGGGTGTTGATGCGTTAGCCACTAATAACGGTATGGCTGCAGTCTCCACAGCCTTAATAAGCATTCTTAAGTCAGGCTCAAGGCTAATCCTCCCAGCTGAAATATATGGAACCACCCTGGGCTTAGCCATAAACATGGATAAGTTCAACGTAAGAACCATAATCACCATGCCTGAGACTGAGGATTTAGCTGAGGCCATTAAATCCAACCCCAATTCAATCATATTGATTGAGACCTTAACTAACCCAATGCTAAGGGTTATTGATGTGGACTACCTGGTTAAGGTATCTAAGGATAATGATTCATTACTAATAGTTGACAACACCATGGCTACACCAATACTCTATAGGCCAATTGAACATGGAGTAGGCATAGTGATTCACAGTGCCACTAAGTATATTTCAGGACACAATGACGTCCTAGCAGGAGCCATAGTGGCCGGTGAAGCCAATGTGATTGAGGAAATGTGGCAGTGGAGGAGGAGGCTGGGTACGATAATACAGCCCCTTGATGCTTACCTAGCTTTAAGGGGTGTTAAGACAATGAGCCTAAGGGTTAGGAAGCATTGTGAGAACGCAATGATCATTGCTGATTACTTAAGCAATCACTCTAAGATTAAGGAGGTTTACTACCCTGGGTTAAAGTCAAGCCCATATCATGAGTTAGCCTCAAGAATGTTCAATGGGTTATACGGTGGAATAGTGTCATTCAAGGTGAAGGGGGATAAGGAGGGGGTTCGTGTGTTCCTTAATTCACTGAAAATCATTAAACCAGCCCCAAGCTTCGGTGGACCAGAGTCACTGATAATGTACCCAATAACCAGTGCAGCCCAACCAATACCAGAGGAGTATAAGGCTAAGTTAGGTATTGATGAAAGCCTACTCAGATTATCAGTGGGGTTAGAGGACGTGGAGGATATAATA from the Caldivirga maquilingensis IC-167 genome contains:
- a CDS encoding cystathionine gamma-synthase family protein, giving the protein MGNATDSIHGHDHVDEYGSVIPPIYLSTPFRQIIEANPSDRGFDLKYSREENPTVRYLEHVLAKLEKGVDALATNNGMAAVSTALISILKSGSRLILPAEIYGTTLGLAINMDKFNVRTIITMPETEDLAEAIKSNPNSIILIETLTNPMLRVIDVDYLVKVSKDNDSLLIVDNTMATPILYRPIEHGVGIVIHSATKYISGHNDVLAGAIVAGEANVIEEMWQWRRRLGTIIQPLDAYLALRGVKTMSLRVRKHCENAMIIADYLSNHSKIKEVYYPGLKSSPYHELASRMFNGLYGGIVSFKVKGDKEGVRVFLNSLKIIKPAPSFGGPESLIMYPITSAAQPIPEEYKAKLGIDESLLRLSVGLEDVEDIINDLDNALRQIP